The stretch of DNA AGCTGCCACCCACCAGCAATTTCATGCTACAGGAGAGGTGCAGGTGTGTACCCTGCTATCCGTAAAGACCGGAGGTTGTCCGGAAGATTGTGCCTACTGCCCTCAGGCTGCCCGTTACCAAACCGATGTAGAACCACATAAGCTGCTGGACAAGGAAACGGTAGTGGCTGCTGCCCGTGAAGCCAAAGAAGCCGGAGCCTCACGCTTCTGCATGGGCGCAGCCTGGCGTGAAATCCGTGACAACCGCGATTTTGAAAAGGTGCTGGACATGGTCAGGGAAGTAAATGCCCTTGGACTGGAAGTGTGCTGCACCATGGGTATGCTTACTGAAAGTCAGGCTCAGAAACTGAAAGAAGCAGGTTTGTATGCCTACAATCACAACCTGGATACCTCAGAAGGCTATTATAATAAAATTATCACCACCAGAACTTATGCCGATCGTTTGCAAACGCTGCGTCACGTCCGTAAGGCAGGTATCAGCATCTGCAGCGGAGGTATTATCGGCATGGGCGAAACCGATGAGGATCGTATCCATCTGCTGCACACACTGGCTACCTTGCCTGCTCATCCTGAAAGTGTGCCGATCAATGCCCTGGTGCCGGTGAAGGGCACTCCGATGGAAAATGCAAAACGTGTGTCTGTGTGGGAGCTGGTGCGCATGATTGCCACTGCACGTATTCTGATGCCTGCGGCCATGATTCGCCTGTCTGCCGGACGCCATGGCATGCCGATAGCCGAACAGGCACTATGTTTTCTTGCCGGAGCCAACTCCATATTTTCAGGAGAAAAGCTACTGACCACCCCCAATCCGAATTTTGTAGATGACCGGAAAATGTTTGAACTGCTGGGATTGCGGGCTAAAGCTCCTGAGCCTATTACAGTTTAAAAACCAAGAATGATTCCCGGCTGTCATGATAACTCAGCAGATACATATCAGCGATCCTCCTGTGCTTGTGGAACTGCTGGAAAAGCGTAGAGCAGAAAAAAATCTGCGTACGCTGAAAGACAAGTCAGGGCTCATAGACTTCTGCTCCAATGATTATCTGGGATTTTCCCGGTCAGCATTGTTGAGAGATAAAATCGTACGCGCTCTTGAACAGCAGCAATTTTTCCCCATAGGGGCTACCGGCTCGCGCCTTATCAGTGGCAACCATCCTTTGTTTGAAGCACTGGAAAAAAAACTGGCTGTTTTTCATCAGGCACCGGCAGCACTGATTTTTAACTCCGGCTATGACGCCAATGCAGGGTTTTTTGCTTCTGTACCTCAATATCATGACAGGATAGTCTATGATGAAATGGTACATGCCTCCGTATATGACGGCATCAAAATGAGCCGGGCCGAAGCGGTTGCTTTCCGGCATAATGATCTGGATGACCTGAAGCAAAAGCTGCAGGGCAATTATGCAAATTTTTACGTTGCCGTGGAGAGCGTATATTCCATGGATGGCTCCTTTGCCGACCTGGAGGAACTGGCCAAAATATGCCATGCCACCAACGCCAGGTTGGTAGTGGATGAGGCACATGCCACCGGCCTGTTTGGCCCTCAGGGAGAGGGCCGTGTAGTGGAAACTGGGACGCAGCAATATTGCTATGCACGTTTATATACCTTTGGCAAAGCCTTAGGATGTCAGGGCGCCCTCCTTGCAGGCACGGAAACTTTGAAACAGTTTCTTATCAACTATGCGCGTCCCTTTGTGTTTTCTACAGCCCTGCCTTATTTGACTCTGATTGCCATTCAATGTGCCTATGACCTGTTGCCGAGTCAGTCAGCCAAAAGGGAAAAAATCAAGGGGCTGGCCAGACGTCTG from Chitinophagales bacterium encodes:
- the bioF gene encoding 8-amino-7-oxononanoate synthase, producing MITQQIHISDPPVLVELLEKRRAEKNLRTLKDKSGLIDFCSNDYLGFSRSALLRDKIVRALEQQQFFPIGATGSRLISGNHPLFEALEKKLAVFHQAPAALIFNSGYDANAGFFASVPQYHDRIVYDEMVHASVYDGIKMSRAEAVAFRHNDLDDLKQKLQGNYANFYVAVESVYSMDGSFADLEELAKICHATNARLVVDEAHATGLFGPQGEGRVVETGTQQYCYARLYTFGKALGCQGALLAGTETLKQFLINYARPFVFSTALPYLTLIAIQCAYDLLPSQSAKREKIKGLARRLQQGLKAFKTARLCFSPGPIQSIIIPGNENALRISAGLEKAGFYAKAILYPTVPRGEERIRLCMHSFNTEEEIDHLAEAFNQLVE
- the bioB gene encoding biotin synthase — translated: MQIRNDWTKEEIHAIYHLPLLELIYRAAATHQQFHATGEVQVCTLLSVKTGGCPEDCAYCPQAARYQTDVEPHKLLDKETVVAAAREAKEAGASRFCMGAAWREIRDNRDFEKVLDMVREVNALGLEVCCTMGMLTESQAQKLKEAGLYAYNHNLDTSEGYYNKIITTRTYADRLQTLRHVRKAGISICSGGIIGMGETDEDRIHLLHTLATLPAHPESVPINALVPVKGTPMENAKRVSVWELVRMIATARILMPAAMIRLSAGRHGMPIAEQALCFLAGANSIFSGEKLLTTPNPNFVDDRKMFELLGLRAKAPEPITV